A section of the Diabrotica virgifera virgifera chromosome 8, PGI_DIABVI_V3a genome encodes:
- the LOC126890812 gene encoding mRNA-capping enzyme-like: MSRGFKNSIPKGWLGCPQNGNSLVADIFMPLKTPLDHKYDSKLHQDDRYHPKTIFTRAERNKKVIGLWIDLTNTDRYYHPYEIEERSCRYVKLKCTGHGRVPPRSDIDKFLRLCKDFTDRDPDQIIAIHCTHGFNRTGFLIVIYLVEILNYDVMTAVKLFANARPPGIYRENYLVELFRLYGDVSRAPRAPPEPSWCSKS, from the exons GGGTGGCTAGGATGCCCACAAAATGGTAATTCTTTAGTAGCGGATATATTTATGCCCTTAAAAACACCTTTAGATCATAAATATGATTCTAAACTACACCAAGATGATCGTTATCATCCAAAAACAATATTTACAAGAGCCGAGAGAAATAAG aaAGTAATAGGGCTTTGGATAGACTTAACCAATACAGATAGATACTATCATCCCTATGAAATTGAAGAGCGAAGCTGTCGATATGTTAAGTTAAAGTGTACAGGCCATGGAAGAGTTCCCCCAAGATCTGATATAGACAAATTTTTAAGGTTATGTAAGGATTTTACTGATAGGGATCCTGATCAAATCATAGCGATACACTGCACACATGGATTTAATCGAACTGGATTTTTGATAGTCATATATCTTGTGGAAATATTGAACTATGATGTGATGACTGCAGTCAAACTGTTCGCCAATGCAAG GCCGCCTGGTATATATAGAGAGAACTATCTAGTTGAATTATTTAGACTCTATGGAGATGTTTCAAGGGCACCAAGAGCACCCCCAGAACCCTCTTGGTGCAGCAAGTCATAG